A region of Gracilinanus agilis isolate LMUSP501 chromosome 3, AgileGrace, whole genome shotgun sequence DNA encodes the following proteins:
- the LOC123238684 gene encoding olfactory receptor 51I2-like yields MQTSNSSGPIVGFTPKTFILAGIPGMEAEHIWISIPFCLMYVIIFLGNGTILHVIHMNPTLHQPMYLFLAMLALAELGISVSTLPTVLGIFLFDVTEINFHVCLLQMFSIHSFSIMESGILLAMSMDRFVAIYSPLRYTAILTLPRIISIGATVTLKSVVLMAPLTGLLQRLPFCGHNILSHSYCLHPNLVHLPCADTSINNIYGLFIVISTFGLDFLLIIVSYVLILHTVLRIASGESRWKALNTCGSHVCAVFVYYVPMIGLSMVHRFGRHLPSVLQPTMANIYLFFPPVVNPIVYSIKTKEIRKGIIHVFSRKRVRV; encoded by the coding sequence ATGCAGACTAGTAATAGCTCTGGTCCGATAGTGGGGTTCACACCTAAAACATTCATCTTGGCTGGCATTCCTGGGATGGAAGCTGAACACATCTGGATCTCAATCCCTTTCTGTCTGATGTATGTCATCATATTCCTTGGAAATGGGACCATCCTCCATGTCATCCACATGAATCCCACCTTGCATCAGCCCATGTACCTGTTCCTAGCCATGTTGGCCCTTGCTGAACTTGGCATCTCTGTTTCTACACTTCCCACTGTGTTGGGAATTTTCCTCTTTGATGTAACTGAAATCAACTTCCATGTCTGTCTGCTCCAGATGTTCTCTATTCACTCCTTCTCCATCATGGAATCGGGTATCCTGCTGGCTATGTCCATGGACCGCTTTGTGGCCATCTATAGCCCACTACGCTATACAGCCATACTGACTTTGCCCCGAATAATTTCAATAGGTGCCACAGTTACTCTCAAGAGTGTGGTGCTCATGGCCCCACTGACCGGCCTACTCCAGCGCTTACCCTTCTGTGGACACAACATCCTCTCTCATTCCTACTGCCTGCACCCTAACCTTGTTCACTTACCATGTGCCGACACTTCCATCAACAACATCTATGGACTTTTCATCGTAATTTCCACATTTGGGCTGGACTTCCTACTCATCATTGTCTCCTACGTGCTCATCCTCCACACAGTATTGAGGATTGCCTCAGGGGAGAGCCGTTGGAAAGCCCTCAACACGTGTGGCTCACATGTCTGTGCTGTATTTGTGTACTATGTACCCATGATTGGTCTGTCCATGGTCCATCGTTTTGGGCGACACCTCCCCTCTGTGCTGCAACCTACCATGGCCAATATTTACCTTTTCTTCCCACCCGTGGTTAACCCAATTGTCTATAGCATCAAGACCAAGGAGATACGCAAAGGCATCATCCATGTGTTCTCTAGAAAGAGGGTCAGGGTTTAG
- the LOC123241124 gene encoding cytoskeleton-associated protein 4-like — MQDSEGSECQDGASTLSNPEPIYAKSLQQQQQQNQQSKQQQQQQNQQPKQQQQNQQPKQQQQNPQPKQQQQQQNQQPKQQQPQQSHPKGSNRGGGGGGKSSAACPASSSSSFFGKLAKVLNFLFYLTLIVGAGFSAWYVHNILEEVHQIRHLNEGFSRQREELGQGLQGVMHKLQSLQSTFVSFESILKNSQNKQELMEKAIKQGENEINRIIEVLQKLQNEILKDLSDGIHVVKDAREKDFNSLEYTVEEKLTELTKSINENIAIFTDIQKRSQKEINEVKAKISSLEETDWYKHDLKALRDVVDGLQSSVKSREKDIEFSACQDPIFTIRLKAFPKTRIMFLQSDLKFPKSQVYSLLSNYFINVQSWALSLESSLHSAELTGTLFFIH, encoded by the exons ATGCAAGACTCGGAAGGCTCCGAATGCCAAGATGGGGCATCCACCCTGAGTAATCCTGAGCCCATCTATGCCAAATCTCTA caacagcagcagcagcagaaccaGCAATccaaacagcagcagcaacagcagaaCCAACAACCCAAACAGCAACAGCAGAACCAACAACCCAAACAGCAACAGCAGAATCCACAGCccaaacagcagcagcagcagcagaaccaACAGCCCAAACAGCAGCAGCCCCAGCAGTCCCACCCCAAAGGCAGCAATcggggtgggggcgggggtgggAAATCCTCAGCAGCCTGCCcagcctcctcctcttcctccttctttggcAAGCTGGCAAAGGTTCTCAACTTTCTCTTCTACCTCACCCTCATTGTCGGGGCCGGCTTCTCCGCCTGGTATGTTCATAACATTTTGGAGGAAGTCCATCAGATCCGGCACCTGAATGAGGGCTTCTCCAGGCAGAGAGAGGAGCTGGGTCAGGGCTTGCAAGGCGTCATGCACAAGTTGCAGTCGCTGCAGTCTACATTTGTGAGTTTTGAGTCCATCTTGAAAAACTCCCAAAATAAGCAAGAGCTGATGGAGAAAGCGATTAAGCAAGGGGAGAACGAGATCAATCGTATCATCGAAGTGCTGCAAAAATTGCAGAACGAGATCCTGAAGGACCTTTCCGATGGCATCCATGTGGTCAAGGATGCCAGGGAAAAGGATTTCAACTCCCTGGAGTACACTGTGGAAGAGAAACTCACAGAGCTCACCAAGTCCATCAATGAGAACATCGCCATATTCACAGACATCCAAAAGAGGAGCCAGAAGGAGATCAACGAGGTGAAAGCCAAGATCTCTTCTCTGGAGGAGACCGATTGGTACAAGCATGACTTGAAGGCTCTGAGGGACGTGGTGGATGGACTTCAGAGCTCAGTGAAGTCCAGAGAAAAGGATATCGA GTTCTCTGCGTGCCAAGATCCCATCTTTACCATCAGACTAAAAGCTTTCccaaaaacaagaatcatgtttCTCCAATCAGATTTGAAGTTTCCAAAGAGTCAAGTCTATTCACTCCTTTCCAATTATTTCATCAATGTCCAGTCCTGGGCTTTGTCCCTAGAGAGCTCACTCCATAGTGCTGAACTGACAGggactttgttttttattcactAG
- the LOC123241126 gene encoding olfactory receptor 51A4-like, protein MLNKSIAFTPQTFILVGIPGLEAEHLKISIPFCLMYVIIFLGNGTILHVIRVDQTLHQPMYFFLAMLASAELGVTTCTLPTVLGIFLFGINEISFEACLLQMFFMHSFTMIESAVLLAMSVDRFIAIYNPLRYTAILTLPRITCTGVAIGLKTLGLMLPLPLLLRRLPFCGHNALSHSYCLHSDLIKLPCGNTRPKSILGLFIVIFTFGVDSMLIVVSYVLILRTVLRIASREGQCKALNTCVSHICAVLAYYIPVISLSVLHRFMHPVPPLLQVMMANAYLLFPPVVNPLVYSVKTKEIRRAIARVLSRKRDRS, encoded by the coding sequence atgcttaataaatccatAGCATTCACTCCCCAAACCTTCATTCTGGTTGGCATTCCTGGGCTGGAAGCTGAGCACCTCAAGATCTCTATTCCCTTCTGCCTGATGTATGTCATCATCTTTCTAGGCAATGGCACTATTCTTCATGTTATTCGAGTTGACCAAACCCTTCACCAGCCCATGTACTTTTTCTTGGCCATGCTAGCATCAGCTGAGCTTGGAGTTACCACATGTACACTGCCTACTGTCTTGGGGATCTTCCTCTTTGGCATAAATGAAATCAGCTTTGAAGCCTGCCTCCTCCAGATGTTCTTCATGCATTCCTTTACCATGATAGAGTCAGCTGTCCTACTCGCCATGTCTGTGGACCGTTTCATAGCCATCTACAACCCACTGCGCTATACGGCTATCCTGACCCTGCCACGAATCACTTGCACAGGGGTTGCCATCGGGCTGAAAACCTTGGGACTCATGCTCCCACTGCCCTTACTCTTAAGGCGCTTGCCCTTCTGTGGCCACAATGCTCTGTCCCACTCCTACTGCCTCCACTCAGACTTGATCAAGTTGCCTTGCGGAAACACACGACCTAAAAGCATCCTGGGGCTCTTCATCGTTATCTTCACCTTTGGAGTAGACTCCATGCTCATCGTGGTCTCCTATGTGCTCATCCTCCGGACAGTGCTAAGAATTGCCTCTAGGGAAGGTCAGTGTAAGGCGCTGAACACATGTGTGTCACATATCTGTGCCGTGCTTGCGTACTACATCCCTGTCATCAGTCTTTCTGTGCTACATCGCTTCATGCACCCTGTGCCTCCTCTGCTACAGGTCATGATGGCCAATGCTTATCTCTTATTCCCACCTGTGGTTAATCCACTTGTCTATAGTGTCAAGACCAAAGAAATTCGCCGAGCCATTGCGCGAGTGCTGTCCAGGAAGAGGGACAGAAGTTAG